From the Blastocatellia bacterium genome, the window AGATTTACTAGAAGCACGTTGTGAATTTCGCTCAACTATGGCGGAACTTCTTTTAGCGGAAGGAAAACATAAAGAAGCTATTACAGAAGCAGATCAAGCAATTACTCAAGCAAGAATTATGGGAAGTTTAGAACATGAATGGCTTCCCTGGCTTATTAAAACCCAAGCCCTACTTGAGTTAGAAAGAATTCGTGCTGCTAGTGATGCAATAGGAAAAACTCTTTCCATAATTGAAAATGTATCAGAAAAAATTTCTGATACATTGGTAAAAGAAAAATATTTAGCTTATACAGAAAGACAGCTAGCTTTTAAGCTATATAAACAAATTCAATCACAAGAAAAATAGTAGAGGTAAATTTATGTCACAATGTGAATTATCTAAAAAACAATGTGTTCCTTGCCAAGGAGGTGTCCCTCCACTTACTGAAAAAGAAACAGCAGAGTTTTTACTGCAATTAGGAGATGATTGGCAAGTGGTAATGAATCATCATTTAATGAAAGAATTTAATTTCTCAGATTTTCGCGCTGCACTAGATTTTACTAATAAGGTGGGCCAACTTGCAGAAACAGAAGGACATCATCCAGATATTTACCTAGCCTGGGGACGGGTTCAAATTACTATTTGGACTCATAAAATAGACGGTTTAACAGAAAGTGACTTTGTTTTAGCTGCAAAAATTAGTGAATTGACTAGATAAGAAAAAACAATAATGCCCTCTAACTATAGGGCATTATTGTTTAACCATTTGTTTTCAAGCATTTAGCTTAAAAGGATATTCTTAAACCTAACTGAAATTGTCGAGAAGAAAAAGCACTGCGAAAACGATCTGGAGTAATTGTAAAACGCCCTCCATCCTTGGGCGGCAACTGAAAATTACCATTAGCATCAGGCGGAAATACTCGGTTTAAGTCATTTATGTTAGTGCGATTAAATAAATTAAATACTTCTATAAGTCCCTGAATCTGATAACGTTCATTAAATTTAACCTTACGAGAAACTCTTAAATCAACATTAGCAAAACCTGGGGTGATGCCAACATTACGACCTATGCTTACACCTCCTATTAGAGGTCTATCACCTGGAAGAATACCACCGTTACCATCTAAGTCCGTACCAGCTAATAAGTTATAAGGACGACCGCTATTAAGACTAATAATTGTAGAAAGTTGAAAACCGTTAGTAAGACGATTTTTATAACTTAAATCCCAAGTACCAGATAAAACCAATCGGTTACGAGCATCTTGTAGTGAGAGTCCTCGCTCATCACCAATTTTCAAAGGATTAACTACTTCTGCTGCAATGTCTGCACGAAAGTCTGAGCTAATATCTATTGCTTTGGAAAATGTGTAGTGAGCTAGAAAATTAAAGTTTTTAGCAAAACGGCGATTGAAAGCTAAGGTTAAAGCATGATAATAGCTATCAAAACTTGTTTCAAGTTGTAAAATGTCTCCTTGACTAGGATCAACTCGACCTGTTAACGCGCTTTCTATGGGGTTGGCTGTAGGTCTAATTATAGGGTTAATATTACGAGAACCAAAAAGCTTGATTCCACGAATAAAAACATAGTCTGCTGATATGGCAGTAGTTGAATTGAAAGAATAATTTAAACCAAAAGAAGTTTGTTGAGAGTAGCTGTTGCGAAAATTTGTATCATATATGGATGACTGATTAAATTGAGGTATTACAGTTACTCCAGGTGGTAACTCATTAGTTTGAGGAAATTTGCGTCCTGGTAAAGAAAAAGGCAAGACAGAAAAAGGAAAAAGCATAGTTGGAACTTTTAGAGCTTCTGAGTTAATTAATTGATTAAGAAGAGCTTGGCCTACTAAAGCACCTCCAAAGTAAAGCCCATAAGAGCCGTGAATATTTAAGTTTTGTAGTTTTGTTGGAGAGTAAGAAAAAGCTATTCTTGGAGAAAAGTTACCATTATTTTTAGGTACAAACTTTAACCTAATTAAATCATAGCGAAGACCCGCTTTAATAGTTAAATTAGGTCTTAGCTTAAAATCGTCTTGTAAATATAAGGAAAATTCATTACTGACAGTAATATTAGATAAACTAGGGTCGCCAAAAACCTTGAGTAAAAAAGAAGGAAGAGGTAAATCAGCTATTGGAACACTTGCAGGAAAACCAGGAAAAACTGTAGGAAGAAAGCCAGAAAGAAGTGAAAGAAAAGATCTTTGCTGTGGGGTGCGAAGTGTTGGGTCAAAAGCTTGTAGGCTTGTAAGAACAGGTAGCCCAGGCATATTTGCTATTTGAGCAAAATCTATAGAAGTAAAAAATGCTCTACCGCTAGAAAAGATGGGTAATTTGGTTTTATTACTAACTGTGCTAAAACGTTGGAGATCTACTCCAAATTTTATTTGGTGCTTACCCCTGATTAAAGAAGTGTTATTAATGATTTGAAAAATATTAAGAACACGTGGTTGAGGTAAAAATGAACTTTGTCCAAATGTAACTAGTCCTTCTGGGGCCACAATACGAACTTGTGGAACAACTTCTATTGGCACAAGGTTTTGATTGCGACGAGTAAAAATAAAACGTGTTTCATTTACTAAGTTTAATGAATTATTAATATGAGTATTGTTTATTGCTAAAGAATTATCTTGTAAACGTTGTATTCCACCAGTGTTTTCAGCTACAAGCCCTCCAAAAGGCTCTAAAGCTCCATTATAAGTACCACCAAAGTTATATCTTACCCAAATAGTGTTGCTAGGAGAAATACGGGTATCTACTCTAGCTAGAAATACGCTATTAGCAACTGAAAAAGGTACTGCACCATTACGTATGTTGAAACCTAAGCGATTAGTTGCTTGAACTGTAGAATCAGCAATAGTAATAATATTATTTTGATTAATAGAAAGGCGTTCAAAGGCAGTAAAGAAAAATGTATGGTCTTTTTTTATCGGCCCTTCTAATGCTCCACCAAATTGATATTGGGAATAAGGGGGTTTAATTGAAAGAAAAGGGTCACGTGTGGCTATATCATCATTACGATTAAATAAAAAAATATTGCCACGATAGTCATTTCCTCCACCCTTTGTAACAATGTTAACAATTCCACCTATTGCCCTTCCAAATTCGGCAGAATAACTATCAGAAATAATTTGAAATTCTTGTATAGCTTCTTGACTAAATGTCGAACGCACCGAACCTGTGCCTAAGTCATTATTAGCTAAGCCGTCGATTGTAATGTTGTTAAATCTAGCAGTTTGACCATTAAATGATAGTCCTGATGTAGCTGTTGCTCCTTGAGCAGGTAAACGATCTGTTAAAACTCTTGCTGCTGTTATGGAAAAATCTAAAAAATTTCTTTGATTGATTGGTAAAGAAGTTATGGTAGCCCGATTAATATTGGTGCTACTTTCAGTTTTTCCTTCTAAATAAGCTTCACTAGCAATTATTTCTATAGTGTCTATAGAATTGGAGGATGAGCCTATTTTCATTGTTAAGTTTAGTATTGTTGTAGTACCTAGTACTATTTGTAATGGACGTTCTTGAGTAGTAAATCCGGTGCCACTAGCAGTTAAAATGTAATTTCCTGGGGGTAATTGATTAATTATATAAGTACCATCTTCTTGGGTAGTAACTTCACGAGTAAAATTAGTTTGCGGATTTTTAGCAATAATTGTAATTCCACCAACTGCCAATGTTTGTTCATCTACAGCTTTTCCTGTTATAACAGCCGTTGTACTTCCAGCAGACTGAGCTTTAACAATGGAAAAATTGCTAAGTAGACAGCCAAGAATTATTGCTAATCTGAAAGTTATTTTTGCCTTATCACTAAACATTTTAATAATCCTGGTAGTGAGCAAAATATAATGCTGAGTGACAATTGATTTTTGCCGAAACTCATTTCTAAACCTGCGTTCTAGGCAATACTGAATTTCTATTCAGCATTACTTTTTTTAGCACTACCATAATACAGTGTAAATTAAATATTCTGATATTTTAATCTTAAGCCCCAGTGGGCGATAGATATGTAGCGTAGGGTTTCAACTCTACGTATTATGGCGAAAAATTTCCCAAAGCCCCAACGGGGCGTAAGAGGTTTTTAATAGCAAGAAAAGACTATGCACGCCTTTTCAGGTTTAAAGACACTTAAGTATGATTTTCTAGGACTAAAACCCTGGGTTACAGTTATTTCGCCCCTATGGGCTTTAAGAGATAAAACCTCAGAAAACTTAGTTTACAGTGTATATAATCCTTTTTTATAAGTTTTGTAATGGTCAAATATTTGGAGGGTGCTTTAACCATTAAGAAATACAAAGCTACCTTGGGTGATATATTTTATTAAAAAATCCAATATGCCAATAAAACTTAAAAAGAAATTCTTAAACCTAACTGAAATTGACGAGAAGAAAAAGCACTACGAAAACGATCTTGTGTAATTGTAAAACGTCCTCCATCCTTAGACGGTAACTGAAAATTACCATTTACATCAGGCGAAAATACTCGATTTAAGTCATTTATATTGGTGCGATTAAATAAATTAAATACTTCTACAAGTCCTTGAATCTGATAACGCTCATTAAATTTAACCTTACGAGAAATCCTTACGTCAACATTAGCAAAACCTGGTGTAATGCCAACATTACGACCAACACTTGCACCGTCTACAAATGGTCTATCACCTGGTAAAATATCACCGTTTCCGTTTAAGTCTGTGCCAGCTAATAAGTTATAGGGACGACCTGTATTAAGACTAATAATTGTAGAAAGTTGAAAACCATTAGTGAGACGATTTTTATAACTTAAATCCCAAGTACCAGATAAAACTAAACGACTACGGACATCTTGTAATGATAGACCTCGCTCATCACGAATCAGCAAAGGGTTAACTACTTCAGCAATATCTGGGCGAAAGTCTGAATTATTATCTATTGCTTTGGAAAATGTGTAGTGAGCTAGAAAGTTAAAGTTCCTTGCAAAACGACGGTTAAAAGATAAGGTTACAGCATGATAATAGCTATCAAAACTAGTTTCAAATTGTGCAACATCGCCTCGACTAGGGTCTACACGCCCTGTTAATGCTCCTTGTATGGGGTTAGCAGCGGGTCGAATAATTGGATTAATATTACGTGGGCCAAAAAGCTTAATGCCACGAATAAAAATATAATCTGCTGCAATGGCTGTGTTTGTATTAAGTAAGTAAGTTAATCCAAAAGAAGTTTGCTGAGTATAGCTATTACGTAAATTTGTAACAAATTGGGATGATTGGCTAAATTGAGGTGTTACAGTTACTCCAGGTGGTAGTTCAGTAGTTTGAGGGAATTTGCGACCTGGTAAAGAAAAAGGTAGAACTGAAAAAGGAAATGGCATGGTAGGAACTTGTACTGCTTTAGAATTAATTAATTGAATAGCAAAGGCTTGGCCCACTAAAGCACCTGCAAAGAAAAGCCCATAAGAACCATGAATATTTAGATTTTCTAATTTTGTTGGAGAGTAAGAAAAAGCTACTCTAGGTGAAAAATTACCATTATTGTTTGGCACAAACTTTAATCGAATCAAATCATAACGCAATCCTGCCTTAATAGTTAAATTAGGGCGTAGTTTAATGTCATCTTGTAGATAAAGAGAAAATTCCTTACCTATACTAGATAAACTAGGATCGCCAAAGCCTTGAGTGAAAAAGGCTGGTAATGCTAAATCTGCAATAGGAACGCCAGCCGGAAAACCAGGGAAAAATATTGGTAAAACACCAGAAAGAGCAGAAAGAAAAGCTTTTTGTTGTGGGGTACGTAGATTTGGGTCAAAAGCTTGTAGGCTTGTAAGCACTGGCAATCCAGGCATATTAGCAACTTGACCAAAATCTAGAGGTGTAAAGAATGCTCCACCACTAGAAAAAATTGGTAATTTGGTTTTATTGCTAACCGTGCTAAAACGCTGAAAATCTACTCCAAATTTTACTTGGTGTTTGCCTCGAATCAAAGAAGTGTTATTGATAATCTGAAAAGTATTAAAAACTCTAGGTTGAGGTAAAAATGTACTTTGTCCAAATGTTATTAACCCTTCTGGTGCAACAATACGGATTTGGGGAACAGGTTCTATGGGTAAAAGGTTTTGGTTACGACGGGTAAAAATAAAACGAGTCTCATTTACTAAATTTAGAGAGTTGTTTATATGAGTATTATTTATTGCTAAAGAATTATCTCGCAAACGCTGTATTCCGCCGTTGCTCTCACCTATTAGCCCTCCAAAAGGCTCTAATGCTCCGTTATAGCTACCTCCAAAGTTATATCGTACCCAAACAGTGTTATTATCAGAAATACGACTATCTACCCTAGCTAAAAATACGCTATTAGCTACAGAAAAAGGTACTGCACCGTTACGCAAATTAAAGCCTAAGCGGTTGGCTGCTTGAACTGTTGTATCTGCAATAGTAACAATACTGTTTTGTTGGATAGAAAGACGTTCAAATGAGGTAAAGAAAAATGTGTGATCTTTTTTGATTGGGCCCTCTATTGCCCCACCAAATTGATATTGTGAATAAGGGGGTTTAATTGATGCAAAAGGATCTCGTGTAGCTATATCATCATTACGATTAAGTAAAAAAAGGTTGCCACGATAATCATTTCCACCGCCCCTTGTAACAATGTTAACAATTCCGCCTAAAGCCCGGCCAAACTCGGCACTGTAGCTATCGGAAATAATTTGAAATTCCTGTATAGCTTCTTGACTAAATGTTGAACGTACTGAGCCTGAACCTAAGTCATTGTTGTCTAACCCATCAATAGTAATGTTATTAAATCTAGCAGTTTGACCATTAAATGATAGCCCTGATGTAGCTGTTGCTCCTTGGGCAGGTAAACGATCTGCTAAAACTCGTGCGGCTGTTATAGAAAAATCTAAAAAATTTCTTCGGTTTATTGGCAGTGAAGTAATGCTTGTTCGATTAATATTAGTGCTACTTTCAGTTTTGCCTTCTAAGTAAGCTTCACTAGCAATTACTTCTATAATATCGGTTGATGAACCAAGTTTCATTGTTAAATTTAATACTGTTGTAGTGCCTAAGACCAACTCTAAAGGCTTTTCTTGAGTAGTAAATCCAGAACCGCTTGCAGTTAAAATATAATTTCCTGGAGGTAATTGGTTAATTATATAACTACCGTCTTCTTGTGTAATAACTTCACGAGTAAAATTAGTTTGTGGATTTTTAGCAATAATTGTGACTCCACCAACTGCCGAGGTTTGTTCATCGATAGCTTTTCCTGTTATGGAAGATGTAGTGTTACCCGCAGATTGGGCATTAACAATGGAAAATCCACTAAGAAGACAACTAAGAATTATTGCTAGTCTAATGGTTAATTTTGTCTTATCGCCAAACATTTTAATAACCCTTTATATAATAAATTTTGTTTAATTTGACAGGAGCAAGAAATTTTTGTTGGGGAGATTATTTTCTTCTGTAGTGTTTTATAGCAGAAATTTTTAATTGTGCAATCTAGCTTAGTGCGAGATTTTCCCTAATTATATTTATAATGAGATCAAATTAAACAAAAAAACCATACTTAATTAAGTATGGTTTTCTTTGGTAAAAACTTTGTTTTTAATAGTATTTCTGAGTTACTCAGGCATACGTGGATCGCTACGATGTTTGTCTACGCTCACTAAGCCATTTTGGATACTATATTTTACTAAAGCTGGTAAGGTGTGAAGGTTCAATTTTAGCATTATGCGTGCGCGATGTGCCTCTATTGTTCTACGAGAAAGACCTAGGATTTGACCGGCCTCCTCATTTGAATAACCATCAGCTAGTAATGTTAATACCTCTTGTTCTCTTTGAGTTAAACTAACAGCAGCTTTTTTAGCTCTTGTTGCCATGAAGAAAATCTCCTTTCAAAATTAATAATAGGATAAATATCCCAGCAAAATTTGTATAATCTATATTAAGATACCACAACAAGTAGTAAAACAACAGTAAAATAACAGGGAAATCTTAATATTTTGCAATTTTTTTTTCTAATAAAAGCTTTATCTTAAAGAGTTTTCAGAATGTCCATCCTTAACAATCCTTAAATAACCTTAATAGGTATGTTTTTGCTATTAAAATTAACAAAATTGCACAGCCAAGCCAAACACACTTTTGCAAAACATAAGGTGTATTGTTTGTTAAGGTTAATTTAGTATTGTAAATGGAAATGGTAATGGATTTATGAAAAAATGATGCCGAGATATTACCAAGACTTATACACGTTTGGCAATTATATTTACCTTTTTATTTTAAGTTCATTTGCTAGTAAAATTATTTCATTGAAAATAAAGAAGATACAATGACTGGCAAGGAGTTTTTATAAAAGCAGACGCAGCAATCTAAGGAAAATCTGATCTCTACGTCTGCTTTTTGTTATAATGTGAATGTAAAACTATTAGAGCTAATACCATTAGATATAACTATTATTGTATTAGCACCTTTTTTAAGATTTAGTTTTTTTCTATTTCCTTTTAGTTGAATTGTTAAAGAAGTTTGGCCTTGAATAAATTGGCTTACATCTTGACCATTGATCGTAACTCTATTAACAGTGCTACTAAAATTAGTTCCATCTATTGTTAACCTTGGTTTTCTATATGTTGCATTGTTAATAGTGGCAATTTGATTTTGCCCTTTAGCAACACCTTTGATTGCTCGAATTGCTGTATTACCTGTATCAGCAATTAGTAAATTACCCATCAGATCAAAAGTAATGCTTTTAGGAGCATTTAAGCTAGAGTTTGTAGCCAAAGATCCATCACCTAAATAAGCTCTAATACCATTTCCAGCAATAGTGCTAATTATATTAGTAGAAGCATCAACACGTCGGATGCGATTATTGGTAGTGTCAGCAATAAATAAATTATCGTTCCCATCAACTGTTAGGCCAAAAGGACTATTTAGACTAGCGTTAATTGCTAAAGCACCATCACCTTGAAAGCCTGCTCGACCATTACCAACAATAGTTGTAATTGCATTAGTAGTTAGATCAAGTCGTTGGATACGATTATTACCTGTATCAGAAATAAGTACATTTCCAGACTGGGCTACTGCTAAACCGCTAGGAGCATTTAAGTTGCTTGGACTACCATCACCTGCAATAGTAGTAATAGTATTTGTACTTAAGTTAATTTTTCTAATACGATTATTTCCACTATCAGCAATAATCAAATTTCCTGACTTATCAAATAAAATAGCTGTAGGTTGATTTAAGCTTGCTTGACTAGCTAACATTCCATCACCAGAAAATGCAGCCATACCATTACCAGCAAAAGTAGTAATAATTTGACTATTAGCATCAACTCTTCGGATACGATTATTAGCAGTGTCAGCAATAAATAAATTCCCTTGAGAGTCTACTGCTACATTGCTTGGGTCGTTTAAGCTAGCATTTATAGCTGTAATATTATCGCCATTAAAGCCAGGTACACCAAAACCTGCTACAGTGTTAATAATATTTGAGTTTATATCAATACGTCGGATACGGTAATTATCTGGATCGGCAATAAAAATATTACTTTGTCTATCAATTGCAACTCCACTAGCATTGCTTAGATTAGCTTGAGTTGCTAGAAATCCATCACCACCGCTACTACGTGAGCCAATACCACCAATAGAAGTGATCATTTTTGTGACAGCATCAACTCGACGGACACGGTAATTAATTTCTGCATCAGCAATAAATAAATTGCCTGTTCCATCTACTGCAACACCTAAAGCTAACTGCAAGCCAGCATCAGTAGCTAAAACATTATCAACAGCAAGTCCAGGGTTTCCAGTACCAGCTACAGTAGTAATAACTTTAGTTTTACTATCAACTTTGCGAATCCTAAAGTTAAAAGTATCAACAATATAAAGATTTCCAATAGCATCTATAGCTATAGTGTTAGGGAAATTCAAGCTAGCATTTGTGGCAGCAATACCATCCAAATTAAACTGAGACTGTCCATTACCAGCAATTGTAGAAATTAAGTTTGTACTTAAATCAACTTGACGAATACGAAAATTAAATGTGTCAGTAATAAGCAAGTTACCATTTTGGTCAATTGTTAAACCTTTAGGACTACTTAATCTAGCTTGTGTTGCTTGCCCACCGTCGCCAAGAAAACCTGATACTCCACTACCAGCAACAGTTGTAATAACTCCTGTTTGAGCATCGACTTTTCTAATTCGATGGTTTTCTGTATCAGCAATAAAAACATTGCCTTTGCTATCAACAGCTACCCCACTAGGTTGATTTAAGCTTGCTACATTTGCCAAACCTCCATCACCACTAAAACTATAACTACCATTGCCAGCAACAGTTGTAATAAGTCCTGTAATTGCGTCAACTCGACGAACACGGCTATTTAAGCTATCAGCAATAAATAAATTACCTGCCCCGTCAAGTGTTATTGCTTCAGGAGTGTTTAAGCTAGCACTAATGGCTGGACTACCATCACCGCTAAAGCCTGCTGTCCCATTACCAGCAACAGTTGTAATTACTCCAGTTGTATCAATTTTTCTAATTCGATGATTAGTAGAATCAACTACAAAAACATTTCCACTACTATCAATTGCAACGCCTATTGGGTGCATTGCTGCACTAGTAGCTTTGCCGCTGTCGCCTAAAAATGGGACTCCTCCAGCAATAGTTGTAATTTCGCCGTCTTTAAGGTCAGAAAAGTTTTTAGCTGGAAAATTAAATGATTGTTGAACTACTCCGCCGCGAGTTTGAATAGAGAGCGTTCTATTACCTGGGGCAGTTTGTGCTGGAGTGCGAAAACGAACTTCAGTAGCACTAATAACTTGAAAGTCTGTAACAACTTTTTCACCTAAAACCACTAAACTTTCTGGAGCAAAGTTTTTTCCTTTAACAATAATTTCTGCACCACCTTCTAAACGGTCGCTTGTTTGGCTTAAACTTGCTATTTGTGGTGCGCCAATTGTCACCATTGTTAAGGCATCATCGTCATTTGCTACACCATTATCTAAAACAAAAACATCATTACCTTGAACTACAACACCGCTAGCTTGATTAAAAGTGTTTGCTTGAGCAAGAGAAACCATTTGACGGCCTGTTGGGTTTTGAGTAACTACTTTTACCCCAGATTTATCTAAAACATAGATATTTCCCAAATTATCAACACTAACTGATTGAGGATTATCAAAAGTAAATTCATCTTCTACAGCATTTGGAAAAATATTAGCTGCTTGTCTTGAGGGGGCTGTCCTAGGGATTCTACCAATAGTTTTAACTTCTCCAGTTAAACTAATAGAGCGAATTACACCATTACCAGCATCAGCGACAAAAATAACTTCATTTGTGCTGCTAGCAAAAAATGAACTTTGCCCAGGATTAACAGAAATACTTACAGGACGATTAAAGAGAGCAGCGCGACCTTGACCATCAGCTTTTCCAGCATTACCAGGACTTCCAGCAATAAGACGAACTTGTTGTTTAGTAAAATCTGCTGCATAAATTGCATTGTTACCAGTATCAGCAATATAAAGAACTCCATTAGATGCAACAGCTACGCCCTGTGGATTTCTAAAAACAGCTTGTGAAAATGGGACAGTATCAGCAGTAATTGTTCCGCTATTACCATTTCCTAAAGCAGTAACAACGTTGTTATTAAAATCTATTCTGCGAACATTATTATTAAGACTGTCAGCTATAAAAATGCCACCTTCTGCCCTGTTATCAATTGCAAGTCCAAGAGGCCCGGCAAAAAGTGCTGATGTTTGACGATCTCCATCATTTCTGCCACGCATTCCCATTCGACCAGCAAAAACGCTTGGGTCAATTCTAGCTGAAGGATTTCCCTTTAAGATTACATGGTTAAGTGGGTCAGTAATATAAACATCTCCATTTGTTGAAGTGTTAACCTGACCAGGAACTTTACGCCCCTTGGCCTTACCAACTTGAGCAACTAGAACAAAATTAGAAATTGTTCCTTGTGGAGTTTGTGCTGTAATGGTTGCATAGCCTGGAGCTATTCCGCTAACCATCCCATTATTGTCTACTGTGGCAATATCTGGACTATCAGATCTATAAGTGATTGCACCTGTAATTGGTTGATTATTGGTATCTACTACAGTTAATTTTATTTGATTATTTCTATTTACTACTGGATTTGGATCATTACCAGGCCCAAGTAATTTAATATTATTTGATTGAATAAGAGGTTTAATAGGCTCAACAGCTTTAGTATTTAAGTAAACAGACTGAGGAAGTAAAGATTGAGTAAATAAAACAGCAAAAATAACTGCTGTTATAACTAAACTAAATTTAATGCGCATATTAATTATGCTCCTTAAACTTTTATTTATGATGGAAATTCCTTTAGTTAAAGTTTCATCATAGTTTCTAATAATCTAGTGATTTGTTGCTAAACAAATTTAGATTATCCTAATTATTAAAGACTAAAAAATTTTAGCTAATATAACAAGCTAGCTAAATTAAAGATTAAATTAGCGTATTTGGCTAGCAAATAGTTGCAACAAATTTAGCTAGGAAATTTAGAAATTTTTTTATTACTTTAAGGCAATTTATAGTTGCTCAAGACCTTGTTT encodes:
- a CDS encoding IPT/TIG domain-containing protein, yielding MRIKFSLVITAVIFAVLFTQSLLPQSVYLNTKAVEPIKPLIQSNNIKLLGPGNDPNPVVNRNNQIKLTVVDTNNQPITGAITYRSDSPDIATVDNNGMVSGIAPGYATITAQTPQGTISNFVLVAQVGKAKGRKVPGQVNTSTNGDVYITDPLNHVILKGNPSARIDPSVFAGRMGMRGRNDGDRQTSALFAGPLGLAIDNRAEGGIFIADSLNNNVRRIDFNNNVVTALGNGNSGTITADTVPFSQAVFRNPQGVAVASNGVLYIADTGNNAIYAADFTKQQVRLIAGSPGNAGKADGQGRAALFNRPVSISVNPGQSSFFASSTNEVIFVADAGNGVIRSISLTGEVKTIGRIPRTAPSRQAANIFPNAVEDEFTFDNPQSVSVDNLGNIYVLDKSGVKVVTQNPTGRQMVSLAQANTFNQASGVVVQGNDVFVLDNGVANDDDALTMVTIGAPQIASLSQTSDRLEGGAEIIVKGKNFAPESLVVLGEKVVTDFQVISATEVRFRTPAQTAPGNRTLSIQTRGGVVQQSFNFPAKNFSDLKDGEITTIAGGVPFLGDSGKATSAAMHPIGVAIDSSGNVFVVDSTNHRIRKIDTTGVITTVAGNGTAGFSGDGSPAISASLNTPEAITLDGAGNLFIADSLNSRVRRVDAITGLITTVAGNGSYSFSGDGGLANVASLNQPSGVAVDSKGNVFIADTENHRIRKVDAQTGVITTVAGSGVSGFLGDGGQATQARLSSPKGLTIDQNGNLLITDTFNFRIRQVDLSTNLISTIAGNGQSQFNLDGIAATNASLNFPNTIAIDAIGNLYIVDTFNFRIRKVDSKTKVITTVAGTGNPGLAVDNVLATDAGLQLALGVAVDGTGNLFIADAEINYRVRRVDAVTKMITSIGGIGSRSSGGDGFLATQANLSNASGVAIDRQSNIFIADPDNYRIRRIDINSNIINTVAGFGVPGFNGDNITAINASLNDPSNVAVDSQGNLFIADTANNRIRRVDANSQIITTFAGNGMAAFSGDGMLASQASLNQPTAILFDKSGNLIIADSGNNRIRKINLSTNTITTIAGDGSPSNLNAPSGLAVAQSGNVLISDTGNNRIQRLDLTTNAITTIVGNGRAGFQGDGALAINASLNSPFGLTVDGNDNLFIADTTNNRIRRVDASTNIISTIAGNGIRAYLGDGSLATNSSLNAPKSITFDLMGNLLIADTGNTAIRAIKGVAKGQNQIATINNATYRKPRLTIDGTNFSSTVNRVTINGQDVSQFIQGQTSLTIQLKGNRKKLNLKKGANTIIVISNGISSNSFTFTL